In Acholeplasma equirhinis, the following proteins share a genomic window:
- a CDS encoding ABC transporter permease, with protein MFKNRLFYIVLFIILIILSLGFDARKDVNLISIFSFDKEAIDILLLSRIPSTLTIILTAASLSVAGLIMQSIGRNKFISPSIAGSQQSSILGLLIAYLFITDAPLWGQFIFSFIFSLIASFFFISFIQKLQFKNEIYVPLIGLMFGAMIGSLSMLIAQLTNTQQLLAVLGVGSFANKTIGTFELILFTVPALILSFIYAQKFNIVALGEDFSLNLGINYKRVLSLGIIIVSLISASTFIVVGSLPFLGLIIPNIVSILYGDNIKKNIWDIALFGSIFVLICDLVARLGIYVFTGLSYEISIGFIMGLVGSLIFLGMIFREVKHA; from the coding sequence ATGTTTAAAAATCGCTTATTTTACATTGTACTTTTTATCATTTTAATCATCCTATCTTTAGGATTTGATGCTAGAAAAGATGTCAATTTGATATCTATTTTTAGTTTTGATAAAGAAGCGATTGATATTTTATTACTTTCTAGAATTCCAAGTACTTTAACAATTATTTTAACCGCTGCAAGTTTATCTGTTGCGGGTTTAATTATGCAATCAATCGGTAGAAATAAATTTATTTCACCCTCCATTGCAGGTAGTCAACAGTCATCCATCTTAGGATTACTCATTGCCTATTTATTTATAACAGATGCACCACTTTGGGGACAATTTATCTTTTCATTTATTTTCTCTTTAATTGCGTCATTTTTCTTTATCTCATTTATTCAAAAACTACAGTTTAAAAATGAAATCTATGTTCCACTCATTGGTTTAATGTTTGGTGCGATGATTGGTTCATTATCTATGTTAATTGCACAACTCACCAATACCCAACAACTATTAGCTGTGCTTGGTGTTGGTAGTTTTGCAAATAAAACAATTGGCACATTTGAACTGATCTTATTTACTGTACCGGCATTAATTTTAAGTTTTATCTATGCCCAGAAGTTTAATATTGTTGCGTTAGGTGAAGATTTTTCACTAAACTTAGGAATCAATTATAAACGTGTTTTATCACTAGGGATCATCATCGTTTCGCTTATTTCTGCATCAACATTTATTGTTGTTGGAAGTCTACCATTCTTAGGTTTGATTATTCCAAATATTGTTTCAATTCTATACGGAGATAACATAAAAAAGAATATTTGGGATATTGCACTTTTTGGTAGTATCTTTGTCTTAATCTGTGATTTAGTCGCACGCCTTGGTATTTATGTCTTTACTGGATTATCTTATGAGATTTCAATTGGATTTATTATGGGTCTTGTAGGTTCTCTGATCTTCCTTGGAATGATATTTAGGGAGGTCAAACATGCGTAA
- a CDS encoding antibiotic biosynthesis monooxygenase yields MYVLVRNMKVKKGFQKEMVERFLTPGPMVKSPGFVKAELLLMSSAKEEFDLYRQTIYWQDKKAFYIWEGSPEHIALHKNKDHAHNQRPEEIVEVTREAFELIATK; encoded by the coding sequence ATGTATGTACTTGTACGTAATATGAAAGTTAAAAAAGGCTTTCAAAAAGAGATGGTTGAACGTTTTTTAACGCCAGGACCTATGGTTAAATCACCAGGGTTTGTCAAAGCTGAACTTTTATTAATGTCTTCAGCGAAAGAAGAGTTTGATTTATATCGTCAAACAATTTACTGGCAAGATAAGAAGGCGTTTTATATTTGGGAAGGATCACCTGAGCATATCGCTCTGCACAAGAATAAAGATCATGCACATAATCAACGACCAGAAGAAATCGTTGAGGTTACTAGAGAAGCTTTCGAATTGATCGCAACCAAATAA
- a CDS encoding Gfo/Idh/MocA family protein — MKKIRVGVIGAGNIGKVHIDALRNLPNVEVVSICSRTNMEERAKALNIASFYTDYKEMINQENLDSVHICTTNDTHFEMAEYAIEHNLHVVLEKPMTKTLAEAKKLYDLVKDINLVHEVHFHNRFYPANQEIKRNIKKAGKLNLIYGNYLQDWMTPKDQFNWRATKEASGVTRVIHDVGTHFFDLIEYVSGHKVVEVFAELKTIYDERNGVLIDTEDIGVVIFKTDKGALGNVLISQSVPGIKNELKTVYVGENATFSWDGKSVNESHILYYDKDTEIIKTSSIETLKNGIMYDVDGFFDSFKETLRGVYHKIENREFKQEFADFSDGLHSMMIVEAIYQSYVKKDWVKLNEL; from the coding sequence ATGAAAAAAATAAGAGTTGGCGTGATTGGCGCAGGAAACATTGGAAAAGTTCATATTGATGCCTTAAGAAATTTACCAAATGTTGAGGTTGTTTCAATCTGTTCTAGAACAAATATGGAAGAAAGAGCTAAAGCATTAAACATTGCTTCTTTTTATACAGACTATAAAGAAATGATTAATCAAGAGAACTTAGATTCAGTTCATATTTGTACAACAAATGATACACATTTTGAAATGGCAGAATACGCAATTGAACATAACCTTCATGTTGTTTTAGAAAAGCCAATGACAAAAACATTAGCAGAAGCCAAAAAACTATATGATTTAGTTAAAGATATTAACCTCGTACACGAGGTTCATTTTCACAATAGATTTTATCCTGCAAATCAAGAAATTAAGAGAAACATTAAAAAAGCAGGGAAACTCAATTTAATCTATGGTAATTATCTACAAGATTGGATGACACCAAAAGATCAATTTAATTGGAGAGCAACCAAGGAAGCATCTGGTGTAACAAGGGTTATCCACGATGTAGGTACACATTTTTTTGACTTAATTGAATATGTTTCAGGGCATAAAGTTGTAGAAGTCTTTGCAGAACTTAAAACAATTTATGATGAAAGAAATGGTGTTTTGATTGACACTGAAGACATTGGTGTTGTGATCTTTAAAACAGACAAAGGAGCACTTGGAAATGTTTTAATCTCACAATCTGTTCCAGGTATTAAGAATGAGTTAAAAACTGTTTATGTTGGAGAAAATGCAACCTTTTCATGGGATGGTAAATCGGTTAATGAAAGCCATATCCTATATTATGATAAAGATACCGAAATCATCAAAACAAGTAGTATTGAGACTCTTAAAAATGGTATCATGTATGATGTAGATGGTTTCTTTGATAGTTTCAAAGAAACATTAAGAGGCGTTTATCATAAAATAGAAAACAGAGAATTTAAGCAGGAGTTTGCTGATTTCAGTGATGGTCTACATTCTATGATGATCGTTGAGGCAATTTATCAGTCATATGTGAAGAAAGATTGGGTAAAGTTAAATGAATTATGA
- the fba gene encoding class II fructose-1,6-bisphosphate aldolase, translated as MLVSAKEMLQKARAEGYGVAQININNLEWIKAVLTTVQELQSPVILGVSEGAAKYMGGYENVMAMVSTLDKAMKITVPVAVHLDHGTFEGSFKALRAGFTSIMFDGSHYPFEENLQKTKEVLAAAHAMGVSVEAEVGSIGGEEDGVVGMGEVADIEECRIIAATGVDLFAAGIGNIHGKYPANWPGLRFDVLENVAKVTNGVPLVLHGGTGIPADQIKKAISLGIAKINVNTELQLAFAAATREYILAGKDLESKGFDPRKLLEPGYKAMKQVIKDKLEMFGSVGKAA; from the coding sequence ATGTTAGTTTCAGCAAAAGAAATGTTACAAAAAGCAAGAGCTGAAGGTTATGGCGTTGCACAAATCAACATCAACAACTTAGAATGGATTAAAGCAGTCTTAACTACAGTTCAAGAATTACAATCACCAGTTATCTTAGGTGTATCAGAAGGTGCAGCTAAATATATGGGCGGATACGAAAACGTTATGGCTATGGTGTCAACTTTAGACAAAGCGATGAAAATTACTGTTCCAGTAGCAGTACACTTAGACCATGGTACATTTGAAGGTTCATTCAAAGCATTACGTGCTGGTTTCACATCAATTATGTTTGATGGTTCACACTATCCATTTGAAGAAAATCTACAAAAGACTAAAGAAGTATTAGCAGCAGCTCACGCTATGGGCGTATCAGTTGAAGCTGAAGTTGGTTCAATTGGTGGAGAAGAAGATGGTGTTGTAGGTATGGGTGAAGTTGCTGATATTGAAGAATGCCGCATTATCGCAGCTACAGGTGTTGACCTATTCGCTGCAGGTATTGGTAATATCCACGGTAAATATCCAGCTAACTGGCCAGGTTTAAGATTTGATGTCTTAGAAAACGTTGCTAAAGTTACAAATGGTGTTCCACTTGTCTTACACGGTGGTACTGGTATTCCAGCTGACCAAATCAAAAAAGCTATTTCATTAGGTATCGCTAAAATCAACGTAAACACTGAATTACAACTTGCCTTTGCAGCAGCAACAAGAGAATACATCTTAGCTGGTAAAGACTTAGAATCAAAAGGCTTTGACCCACGTAAATTATTAGAACCTGGTTACAAAGCTATGAAACAAGTTATTAAAGATAAATTAGAAATGTTTGGTTCAGTTGGTAAAGCTGCTTAA
- a CDS encoding CTP synthase, with protein MATKFIFVTGGVVSSLGKGISASAIGQLLKSRGLKVFIQKFDPYINVDPGTMSPYQHGEVFVTNDGAETDLDLGHYERFIDINLSKESSVTTGKIYQSVINKERRGEYLGRTVQVIPHVTDEIKLRLKEAAEKSGADVVITEIGGTVGDIESLPYLEAIRQARRDFGYKNTLYIHNTLVPYLRSSNEIKTKPTQHSVKELRSLGIQPDIIILRSEVKIVDDVKEKIALFCDVDKEAVFESLDVEIIYEAILNLHKQKIDDYILKHFQVENEEAADVTPWINLIDRIRSLKDKVSIGLVGKYVTLQDAYLSVSEALKHAGFYHNAHVQIKWLNAEKINEKNYQETLKNLDGILVPGGFGERATHGKILAIKYARENNIPFFGICYGMQLASIEYARNVLGLEDANTTEINPNTKNPIIKIQPLNPEDFGGTLRLGLQTAHLKEGTKAYSAYGTKEIKERHRHRYEFNNDYKEMFESKGMVVSGMFTERDLVEVIELPNHPWFVAVQYHPEFLSRPLRPHPLFRDFIEASLKNHKIS; from the coding sequence ATGGCTACAAAATTTATATTTGTAACAGGTGGTGTTGTATCATCACTTGGAAAAGGGATTTCAGCTTCAGCAATTGGACAACTTTTAAAATCACGTGGCTTAAAAGTGTTTATTCAAAAGTTTGATCCATATATTAACGTTGACCCAGGAACAATGAGTCCATATCAGCATGGTGAAGTTTTTGTCACCAATGATGGTGCTGAAACAGATCTTGACTTAGGACACTATGAAAGATTTATTGATATTAATCTTTCTAAAGAATCATCTGTGACAACAGGAAAGATTTATCAATCTGTAATTAATAAAGAACGTCGCGGAGAATATTTAGGTAGAACTGTTCAAGTTATTCCACACGTCACAGACGAGATTAAATTACGTTTAAAAGAAGCCGCAGAAAAATCAGGTGCAGATGTTGTCATCACAGAAATTGGTGGTACAGTTGGGGATATTGAATCCCTTCCTTACCTTGAAGCAATTCGTCAAGCACGTCGTGATTTTGGATATAAGAACACTTTATATATCCATAATACACTTGTTCCATACCTTAGAAGCAGCAATGAAATTAAAACAAAACCGACTCAACACTCTGTGAAAGAGTTACGTTCTTTAGGTATCCAACCAGACATCATTATTTTACGAAGTGAAGTTAAAATTGTCGATGATGTTAAGGAGAAAATCGCTTTATTTTGCGATGTTGATAAAGAAGCAGTGTTTGAATCACTAGATGTTGAAATCATTTATGAAGCCATTTTAAACCTTCATAAACAAAAAATTGATGATTATATCTTAAAACACTTCCAAGTTGAAAATGAGGAAGCTGCAGATGTGACGCCTTGGATTAATTTAATTGACCGCATCAGAAGTTTAAAGGATAAAGTTTCTATTGGTTTGGTTGGAAAATATGTCACACTACAAGATGCATATCTATCTGTTTCTGAAGCATTAAAACATGCAGGTTTTTATCACAATGCACATGTCCAAATTAAATGGTTAAATGCAGAGAAAATTAATGAAAAGAATTATCAAGAAACACTTAAAAATCTAGATGGTATCTTAGTCCCTGGCGGATTTGGTGAACGTGCAACACACGGTAAAATCTTAGCCATTAAATATGCAAGAGAAAACAATATTCCATTCTTTGGGATTTGTTATGGCATGCAACTTGCATCCATTGAATATGCAAGAAATGTTTTAGGGTTAGAAGATGCAAATACAACTGAAATCAATCCGAATACTAAAAACCCAATCATTAAAATTCAACCACTAAACCCTGAAGATTTTGGTGGCACTTTACGTTTAGGTTTACAAACTGCACATCTTAAAGAAGGCACTAAAGCATATAGTGCATACGGTACAAAAGAAATCAAAGAACGTCATCGCCATCGTTATGAATTTAATAATGATTATAAAGAAATGTTTGAATCAAAAGGCATGGTAGTTTCTGGAATGTTTACAGAACGTGATCTAGTTGAAGTGATTGAACTTCCAAACCACCCATGGTTTGTTGCAGTACAATATCACCCTGAATTCTTATCTCGCCCATTAAGACCACATCCACTATTTAGAGATTTCATCGAAGCTAGTCTAAAAAATCACAAAATCAGTTAA
- the rpoE gene encoding DNA-directed RNA polymerase subunit delta yields the protein MAAENLSDLSLVDIVEHILKNSNEPISIYELIEQAANLKGVDPANTDQMTQLYMDITLSGKFVFVGEDKWALKDGNLEFWDKDGYAFIQPEEIEEIEDDEIDFSEFVLEDVEDAEEEELEEEEDEEELDEEIIEEKEYVDVGLDLESTDEDDGIEDVDLDLDDDYDEDDYNDIMDEFEDMYDE from the coding sequence ATGGCAGCAGAAAATTTATCTGATTTAAGCTTAGTGGATATCGTAGAACATATCCTAAAAAACAGCAATGAGCCAATTTCCATTTATGAGTTAATTGAACAAGCAGCGAACCTTAAAGGTGTAGACCCTGCGAATACCGATCAAATGACTCAATTATATATGGATATTACCTTAAGTGGTAAGTTTGTTTTTGTTGGGGAAGATAAGTGGGCCTTAAAAGATGGCAACTTAGAGTTCTGGGACAAAGACGGTTATGCATTCATACAACCAGAAGAAATTGAAGAAATCGAAGATGATGAAATTGACTTCTCTGAGTTTGTCTTAGAAGACGTCGAAGACGCTGAAGAAGAAGAACTTGAAGAAGAAGAAGACGAAGAAGAACTTGATGAAGAAATCATTGAAGAGAAAGAATATGTTGACGTTGGTCTTGATTTAGAATCAACTGACGAAGACGATGGTATCGAAGATGTAGACTTAGATCTTGATGATGATTATGATGAAGATGACTACAACGATATCATGGATGAATTCGAAGATATGTATGACGAATAA
- the recR gene encoding recombination mediator RecR, whose amino-acid sequence MYPAIIEKLIQDFKKLPGIGEKTAERLVLTITNWNDDDLKAFGSHLSDLKSSIKFCKTCGLLTDMDTCAICQNENRDQKTIMVVADSKDVFAIEQTNTFFGTYHVLHGLVDFSKGIEPKDLNIDALTSRIEKSNELIIATNGTVEGELTAQYLKSLYKEKKVNITRLGYGLPVGAELKYADQLTLIKAVENRQKY is encoded by the coding sequence ATGTACCCAGCAATCATTGAGAAACTGATCCAAGATTTCAAAAAGTTACCAGGTATTGGTGAAAAGACAGCAGAGCGTTTAGTTTTAACAATAACAAATTGGAATGATGATGACTTAAAAGCGTTTGGTTCACATTTAAGTGATTTAAAATCTTCAATTAAGTTTTGTAAAACATGTGGTCTTTTAACTGACATGGATACTTGTGCAATCTGTCAAAACGAAAACAGGGATCAAAAAACAATCATGGTAGTTGCAGACAGTAAAGATGTGTTTGCTATAGAACAAACGAACACATTTTTCGGTACGTATCATGTGCTTCATGGTTTAGTTGACTTCTCTAAAGGTATTGAACCAAAAGATTTAAATATTGATGCATTAACGAGCAGGATTGAAAAATCAAATGAATTGATTATTGCAACGAATGGTACAGTTGAAGGTGAACTCACTGCACAATACTTAAAATCTTTATATAAAGAAAAAAAAGTTAATATTACAAGATTAGGTTACGGACTACCAGTTGGTGCAGAACTTAAATATGCCGACCAATTAACACTCATAAAAGCAGTCGAAAACCGTCAAAAGTATTAA
- a CDS encoding YbaB/EbfC family nucleoid-associated protein has protein sequence MNPNMLNKLKKIQKQIQDAQEELEASEFTGKASGVTVIMQGTRQVIDVKIDTDLLDEVEMLQDAILLAVNDALQQIDKRQEETMGQFSGGMGGFGF, from the coding sequence ATGAATCCAAATATGTTAAATAAATTAAAGAAAATTCAAAAACAAATTCAAGATGCTCAAGAAGAATTAGAAGCATCAGAATTCACAGGTAAAGCATCAGGTGTAACTGTAATTATGCAAGGTACACGCCAAGTCATCGATGTTAAAATTGATACTGACTTACTGGATGAAGTTGAAATGTTACAAGATGCAATTTTACTTGCCGTAAATGATGCATTACAACAAATTGACAAACGCCAAGAAGAAACAATGGGTCAATTCTCAGGTGGCATGGGTGGATTTGGTTTCTAA
- the dnaX gene encoding DNA polymerase III subunit gamma/tau has protein sequence MSYVALYRTYRPKYFKDVFGQKVIVQTLQNALLHEKFAHAYIFSGPRGTGKTSIAKIVAKALNCEKAPTAEPCGECAVCLGIDKSSVSDVIEIDAASNNGVDEIRDLRDKVKYAPSVGKYKVYIIDEVHMLTQAAFNALLKTLEEPPKYVVFILATTEVHKVPATILSRCQRFDFKNIDTADIEANIKKIVNKERLKISNEAINAIAITSEGGMRDALSLLDQVVSFTKDEISEEDVYKVSGGLSRRFISELLQTIYQKQPQKALDFLNQVLQDGKDISRMVSDIILALRDVLLDKIREDKKYPELNGLTPPLIYAYLDILNELQQSLKYTTSKRAYLELAIIKMMNHQSIEYVELNQKIDALQKEMHNLETRLRSEVQVKQVESSKNIKVQSKSNLKPLVTVSEISEILNQGDREKKNLLKIGWPSLADYEVPQLRGVAKLLHEGSLEAVGANRMLLVYDDIITAQNMLKKETKEKVLKIINSKKQLIDDYTVLLKADWMILKDDYAYQYNAGISKPKLKEIDLHLYEQDEDSIQEVKLEEDPLVEFAKASFGENLVKVEE, from the coding sequence ATGAGTTATGTTGCATTATATAGAACATACAGACCAAAGTATTTTAAAGATGTTTTTGGTCAAAAAGTCATTGTTCAAACACTTCAAAATGCACTATTACATGAGAAGTTTGCACATGCATATATTTTCTCTGGTCCTAGAGGAACAGGCAAAACCTCAATTGCTAAAATAGTCGCTAAAGCTTTAAACTGTGAAAAAGCACCAACCGCAGAACCATGTGGTGAATGTGCAGTTTGTTTAGGTATTGATAAAAGTTCAGTGAGTGATGTCATTGAAATCGATGCTGCATCTAACAATGGTGTCGATGAAATCCGTGATTTAAGAGATAAAGTTAAATATGCCCCTTCTGTTGGTAAATATAAAGTATATATCATCGATGAAGTCCATATGTTAACTCAAGCAGCTTTCAATGCACTTTTAAAGACTTTAGAAGAACCTCCAAAATATGTTGTCTTTATTCTAGCAACAACAGAAGTCCATAAAGTTCCAGCAACGATTCTATCCCGTTGTCAAAGATTTGATTTCAAGAATATTGATACAGCAGACATTGAAGCAAACATTAAAAAGATTGTGAATAAAGAAAGACTTAAAATTTCTAATGAAGCAATCAATGCAATCGCAATCACCTCAGAAGGTGGTATGCGAGATGCGTTATCACTTCTTGATCAAGTGGTTTCATTTACAAAAGATGAAATTAGTGAAGAAGATGTTTATAAAGTATCTGGTGGACTTTCCAGAAGATTTATATCTGAACTCTTACAAACAATCTATCAAAAACAACCTCAAAAAGCACTAGACTTCTTAAATCAAGTGCTTCAAGATGGTAAAGATATTTCAAGAATGGTATCAGATATTATCTTAGCTTTAAGAGATGTGCTTCTTGATAAGATTAGAGAAGATAAAAAATATCCTGAACTTAATGGTTTAACACCACCTTTAATTTATGCTTATTTAGATATTTTGAATGAACTCCAACAATCATTAAAATATACAACATCTAAACGTGCATATTTAGAACTTGCAATTATTAAGATGATGAATCATCAATCTATTGAATATGTTGAACTCAATCAAAAGATTGATGCCCTTCAAAAAGAAATGCACAACTTAGAAACAAGACTTAGATCTGAAGTTCAAGTTAAACAAGTTGAAAGTTCAAAAAATATTAAAGTACAATCAAAATCTAATCTTAAACCACTTGTAACAGTTTCTGAAATTTCAGAAATTTTAAATCAAGGTGATAGAGAAAAGAAAAACTTACTCAAAATAGGTTGGCCAAGCCTAGCTGATTATGAAGTGCCTCAATTAAGAGGTGTTGCAAAACTTCTTCATGAAGGTTCTTTAGAGGCAGTTGGTGCCAACCGCATGTTACTTGTCTATGATGACATCATCACTGCACAAAACATGTTAAAGAAGGAAACAAAAGAAAAAGTATTAAAGATTATCAATTCTAAGAAACAACTGATTGATGATTACACGGTTTTACTAAAAGCTGACTGGATGATTTTAAAAGACGATTATGCATATCAATATAATGCAGGTATTAGTAAACCTAAATTAAAAGAAATTGATTTACACCTTTATGAACAGGATGAAGATTCTATTCAAGAGGTAAAATTAGAAGAAGATCCACTTGTAGAATTTGCAAAAGCAAGTTTTGGTGAAAATTTAGTAAAGGTAGAGGAATAA
- the mnmE gene encoding tRNA uridine-5-carboxymethylaminomethyl(34) synthesis GTPase MnmE, which produces MKFDTIAAIATPLGTAGLSVIRVSGEGSIEALNKIFKGKNLTKAKGNTIHYGHILATDMTVVDEVMVSVFRAPKSFTKEDTVEVTTHGGILITQKVLERILDTGIRLAEPGEFSKRAYLNGRIDLIQAEAIMDLIHATNENALKVAHRALSKETSKLIENLKNKVLTLIAKIEVNIDYPEYDDAEIMSKEIIYPATLDLLQEIDDVLKHSRKTQLIREGIKTVIVGRPNVGKSSLLNALLDEDRAIVSDIAGTTRDTIDAYVNLAGVTLHLIDTAGIRNATDTIEKIGVERSLKAINEADLVLLILDLSSKLTDEDKILLEQTKDKNRIIIGNKKDLKRALEIETVVEISSLQKDGLHDLEKAILKTLELDNLNDKDFNYLSNIRHIQKLKEAKASLESVIDSIKLDMPVDMYAIDLTKSWNLLGEILGNHSYGDLLTELFSKFCLGK; this is translated from the coding sequence ATGAAATTTGATACAATTGCCGCTATAGCAACCCCTCTAGGAACAGCCGGATTATCTGTAATCCGTGTTTCAGGTGAAGGTTCAATCGAGGCTTTAAACAAAATCTTTAAAGGTAAAAATTTAACAAAAGCAAAAGGAAATACAATTCATTATGGTCATATACTTGCAACTGATATGACAGTCGTTGACGAAGTCATGGTGAGTGTTTTTCGTGCACCAAAATCATTTACCAAAGAGGATACTGTTGAAGTCACAACTCATGGTGGTATTTTGATCACTCAAAAAGTTTTAGAGCGAATTTTAGATACGGGTATTCGTTTAGCTGAACCTGGTGAATTTTCAAAGCGTGCTTATTTAAATGGACGCATTGATTTAATTCAAGCAGAAGCAATCATGGATTTAATCCATGCAACAAACGAAAATGCATTAAAAGTTGCACATCGTGCGCTATCTAAAGAAACATCAAAACTGATTGAAAATTTAAAGAATAAAGTATTAACATTAATTGCCAAAATTGAAGTTAACATTGATTATCCTGAATATGATGATGCTGAAATTATGAGTAAGGAAATCATCTATCCTGCAACACTTGATTTACTACAAGAAATTGATGATGTGTTAAAACATTCAAGAAAAACCCAACTCATTAGAGAGGGCATTAAAACAGTTATTGTAGGTAGACCGAATGTGGGTAAGAGTTCGCTTCTTAATGCGCTTTTAGACGAAGATCGTGCGATTGTATCAGATATTGCAGGTACCACACGCGATACGATTGATGCCTATGTAAATCTTGCAGGTGTAACACTACATTTAATTGATACTGCCGGTATCAGAAATGCAACGGATACCATTGAAAAGATTGGTGTTGAAAGATCGTTAAAAGCAATTAATGAAGCAGATTTAGTTTTACTCATTTTAGATTTATCAAGTAAGTTAACAGATGAAGATAAAATCTTACTTGAACAAACAAAAGATAAGAATCGTATCATTATTGGTAATAAGAAAGATTTAAAACGAGCACTGGAAATAGAAACTGTTGTTGAAATATCATCACTTCAAAAAGATGGGTTACATGATTTAGAAAAAGCAATCTTAAAAACACTTGAACTTGATAACTTAAATGATAAAGACTTTAATTACTTATCAAATATTCGCCATATCCAAAAATTAAAAGAAGCAAAAGCCTCACTTGAATCTGTAATTGATTCAATAAAACTTGATATGCCAGTTGATATGTACGCGATTGACTTAACTAAATCTTGGAATCTTTTAGGTGAGATTTTAGGTAACCATTCATATGGTGATTTACTCACAGAACTATTCAGTAAATTTTGTTTGGGTAAATAA
- a CDS encoding MgtC/SapB family protein — protein MNILAGLPEGEDLIQTFMSWDQWLFVVIIPLVITFGVTFYIGLERQNVGKAAGISAHVLVGVGALMVAIMQRLLFYGQAEAGFSDPEGQRVIAQVVSGIGFIGAGVIMKDTNNIIHGITTAATLWFSAMFGLLLGSGFIYEGLFFGIFVVLFITIRDLRRGFNPLKQRVNSASAQLRRRPKIEIINDEEVL, from the coding sequence ATGAATATATTAGCAGGTCTTCCCGAAGGAGAAGACTTAATTCAAACATTTATGAGTTGGGACCAATGGTTATTCGTTGTCATTATTCCACTTGTAATCACATTTGGTGTGACATTCTATATAGGACTTGAACGTCAAAACGTTGGTAAAGCAGCTGGTATTTCTGCACACGTCTTAGTTGGTGTTGGTGCACTGATGGTTGCTATTATGCAACGCCTATTATTTTATGGTCAAGCAGAAGCTGGTTTTAGCGATCCTGAAGGTCAAAGAGTTATCGCTCAAGTTGTTTCAGGTATTGGTTTTATTGGTGCTGGTGTCATCATGAAAGATACGAATAATATTATCCATGGTATTACAACTGCAGCAACACTTTGGTTCTCTGCTATGTTTGGATTATTATTAGGTTCAGGATTCATCTATGAAGGGCTATTCTTTGGAATCTTTGTTGTGTTATTTATAACAATTCGTGATTTAAGACGTGGTTTTAATCCCCTTAAACAACGTGTTAATTCAGCAAGTGCACAACTCAGAAGAAGACCAAAAATCGAAATCATTAATGACGAAGAGGTTCTATGA